One stretch of Pelmatolapia mariae isolate MD_Pm_ZW linkage group LG3_W, Pm_UMD_F_2, whole genome shotgun sequence DNA includes these proteins:
- the LOC135932469 gene encoding NLR family CARD domain-containing protein 3-like, translating to MAVIWWLNTEGDHKTGRDSTQQLSRHAQILEYKIITLVKNELKKIQADLPPDDLQCFKSQYKDEDVLQNVDEEQYKSSRETVVTITVDLLKRMKQNKFAERLLRKGGTAEVNDEHEVRQIETASIKTDSLEAIIGQEDIFKASPGRDEPIRTVLTKGVAGIGKTVLTQKYTLDWAEDKANQDIQFIFPFTFRELNVLKEEKFSLVELVHHFFTETKEAGICSFEDFQVVFIFDGLDECRLPLDFHKTAILTDPRKSTSVDVLLIKLIRGKLLPSARLWITTRPAAANQISPQCLGRVTEVRGFNDPQKEEYFRKRFRDKKQISTIISHIKTSRSLHIMCHIPVFCWITATVLEDVLETREGGQLPKTLTEMYIHFLVVQAKVKKVKYDGGAETDPHWSPESRKMMESLGKLAFDQLQKGNLIFYESDLTECGIDIRAASVYSGVFTQIFKEERGLYQDKVFCFIHLSVQEFLAALHVHLTFINTGLNLLEEPTIICQISGRRKEPAEKLLYQSAVNKALQSPNGHLDLFLRFLLGLSLQTNQILLQGLVTQTGSSSQSYQKTVQCIKEKLNENLSAEKSINLFHCLNELNDRSLVEEIQQSLRSGSLSTDKLSPAQWSALVFILLSSERDLDVFDLKKYSASEEALLSLLPVVKASNNALLSGCNLSERSCEALCSVVIFKSSSLGELNLSNNDLRDSGLKLLSAGLKSSNCSLKTIR from the exons ATGGCTGTCATCTGGTGGTTAAATACTGAAGGTGATCACAAGACAGGAAGAGACTCCACCCAACAACTCAGCAGGCACGCTCAG ATACTGGAGTACAAAATCATTACTcttgtgaagaacgagctgaagaagatccaggcAGACCTGCCTCCAGATGACCTACAATGTTTTAAGAGTCAATATAAGGATGAAGATGTATTACAGAATGTGGATGAAGAACAATATAAGAGCAGCAGAGAAACAGTTGTGACAATTACAGTGGACTTATTGAAGAGAATGAAGCAGAATAAGTTCGCTGAGCGTTTGCTGAGAA agggagggactgcagaggtcaatgatgaacatgaggtcagacagattgaaacagcatccattAAAACAGACAGTCTAGAAGCAATAATcggacaagaagacatctttaaagcctcacctggaagagatgaaccaatcagaacagtgctgacaaagggagtggctggcattgggaaaacagtcttaacacagaaatacaccctggactgggctgaagacaaagccaaccaggacatccagttcatatttccattcactttcagagagctgaatgtgctgaaagaggaaaagttcagcttggtggaacttgttcatcacttctttactgaaaccaaagaagcaggaatctgcagctttgaagacttccaggttgtgttcatctttgatggtctggatgagtgtcgacttcctctggacttccacaaaactgcaatcctaactgaccctagaaagtccacctcagtggatgtgctgctgataaagcTCATCAGGGgaaaactgcttccctctgctcgcctatggataaccacacgacctgctgCAGCTAATCAAATTTCTCCACAATGTCTTGGCagggtgacagaggtcagagggtttaatgacccacagaaggaggagtacttcaggaagagattcagagataagAAGCAGATCAGCAccatcatctcccacatcaagacatcacgaagcctccacatcatgtgccacatcccagtcttctgctggatcactgctacagttctggaggatgtgctggaaaccagagagggaggacagctgcccaagaccctgactgagatgtacatccacttcctggtggttcaggccaaagtgaagaaggtcaagtatgatggaggagctgagacagatccacactggagtccagagagcaggaagatgatggagtctctgggaaaactggcttttgatcagctgcagaaaggaaacctgatcttctatgaatcagacctgacagagtgtggcatcgatatcagagcagcctcagtgtactcaggagtgttcacacagatctttaaagaggagagaggactgtaccaggacaaggtgttctgcttcatccatctgagtgttcaggagtttctggctgctcttcatgtccatctgaccttcatcaacacTGGACTCAATCTCCTGGAAGAACCAACAATTATATGCCAGATATCGggaagaagaaaagaacctgCAGAGAAACTCCtctaccagagtgctgtgaataaggccttacagagtccaaatgggcATCTGGACTTGTTCCTGCGCTttctcctgggtctttcactgcagactaATCAGATTCTCCTACAAGGTCTggtgacacagacaggaagtagctcacagtCCTATCAGAAAACAGTCCAGTGCATCAAGGAGAAGCTCaatgagaatctgtctgcagagaaaagcatcaatctgttccactgtctgaatgaactgaatgatcgttctctagtggaggagatccaacagtccctgagatcaggaagtctctccacagataaactgtctcctgctcagtggtcagctctggtcttcatcttactgtcatcagaaagagatctggatgtgtttgacctgaagaaatactctgcttcagaggaggctcttctgagccTGCtaccagtggtcaaagcctccaacaatgCTCT ACTGTCTGGctgtaacctctcagagagaagctgtgaagcacTGTGCTCAGTTGTCATATTTAAGTCTTCTAGTCTGGGAGAACTAAACCTGAGTAACAATGACCTGCGAGACTCAGGGTTAAAGCTGTTGTCTGCTGGATTGAAGAGTTCAAACTGTTCACTGAAAACTATCAGGTGA